In Fluviicola taffensis DSM 16823, the following are encoded in one genomic region:
- a CDS encoding diacylglycerol kinase family protein, whose translation MSKHTFSISARIKSFKYAFAGLKILFIEEHNARIHLVSALIAIILGVVLKISLNEWIVLVIVMGLVFICELINTSLEAMADFASPEKHPQIKKVKDLAAASVLIGALVALVVGIIIFCPKIHHIIYN comes from the coding sequence ATGTCTAAACACACATTCTCCATCTCAGCTCGCATCAAAAGCTTTAAATATGCCTTTGCAGGTTTGAAAATACTCTTCATTGAAGAACACAATGCTCGAATTCATTTGGTTTCGGCTCTTATTGCAATTATTTTGGGAGTTGTCTTGAAAATCTCTTTGAATGAATGGATTGTTTTGGTGATAGTTATGGGGCTGGTATTCATTTGTGAGTTGATTAATACGTCTTTGGAAGCAATGGCCGACTTTGCATCACCTGAAAAACATCCTCAAATTAAAAAAGTGAAAGATTTAGCAGCAGCTTCTGTACTAATTGGTGCATTGGTAGCTCTAGTAGTTGGAATCATTATTTTCTGTCCTAAAATCCATCACATTATTTACAACTAA